DNA from Victivallaceae bacterium:
GGCTTTTCCTTTCGAAAGACAGATTTTATGCCGTGTAAATGACCGAAAAAACATACCTCAACGTTATATTTTTCAAGCATATCGGACACAGGCCCTGAAGTTCCGTCAGAGCTGATCGGAGGGAAGTGAGTCATGACAATACGTCTTTCAAAATTTTCCGGTATGGCCTTCAATCCGAGTTCCAATCTATCCAGTTCTCTTAAAAAAATTTTCCGATCTTCCAAAGAATCCCTTCGAATATGCCTCTCATCGGTATCTCCATGATCATCATTAAAAAGTCGCGAATCCGTTACGATGGATTCCGAATTCCATAATCTCGCTCCTGTAATGGCTACGGAAGCTTCCGGAAGCAAAAAGCAATTATTCTTAATGAAAAAACAATCTTTAGGGAGGATTGCCGAAATTTTTTTGTAGGAAGCAGAACTCCAATAATCATGATTTCCTCTAATAAATACTTTCTTTCCCGGTAAATCAGCCAAAAAAGATAAATCCGTCTTAAATTCCTGCAAATCGGAAGCCCAGGAAATATCTCCCGGAATCAATACGATATCCTTTTCGGAAACGTTACGACTCCAAGCATCATGAATGCGATCCATATACCCTAACCATGCATCACCGAAAATTTCCATAGTTTTCTGAGGAACACCTTTAGCTAAGTGAAGATCCGCTATTATTTTCAACACGAATAGAAAAGCTCAAAAAGATAGATGTTCAATTTTACAAAAACCGACAAAAACCGACAAGGGAAGTTAAAAAACGTAGTAATCGGGAAGAATCGTTCCCTTAGGAACCACTATAATGCCATCTCTCACAGAAATATTATTATCTTCGGAATCAAAATTAATAAATCCTTGTTTATTAATCAGTTGAACACCTTTTCCCAAAAAGGCGTTTTCATCGACGATACTCTTTTCTATAACGCAATCGGAAGAAATCCCTACATTTCCCCCATAATACTCGTTACCTAGGATTACGGAATCCGAAATCCTAGTATTTTCTCCTA
Protein-coding regions in this window:
- a CDS encoding metallophosphoesterase; translation: MLKIIADLHLAKGVPQKTMEIFGDAWLGYMDRIHDAWSRNVSEKDIVLIPGDISWASDLQEFKTDLSFLADLPGKKVFIRGNHDYWSSASYKKISAILPKDCFFIKNNCFLLPEASVAITGARLWNSESIVTDSRLFNDDHGDTDERHIRRDSLEDRKIFLRELDRLELGLKAIPENFERRIVMTHFPPISSDGTSGPVSDMLEKYNVEVCFFGHLHGIKSVFRKEKPIFGKIGRVDYRLTSADFLNFNPLEYPLSL